Proteins found in one Pontibacter sp. SGAir0037 genomic segment:
- a CDS encoding thiamine pyrophosphate-dependent enzyme, with product MPKDTLEDFKIDINTLKKAYKLMITAKMMADMYEDNKSVCSKYVHSTSRGHEAIQLAAAFQLKPYDYASLYYRDDSMLLGIGLTPYELMLQLMAKADDPFSGGRTYYGHPSLKREGFPTIPHQSSATGMQAIPATGMAHAIAYLEGQGLLQGEEKPVVLCSLGDGSVTEGEVAEAFQMAVLKGLPIVYLVQDNDWGISATGKEMRAMDAYEYAAGFKGMERLRVDGSDFIESHEGMRVAFEYARQLRKPILVHAKCPLLGHHTSGVRREWYRGDNLKLQSADDPIPKLRKALLEMEVGEDEIILLEREAQKLVEAHYQQALDAPVPEPDSFDLHEFAPTTITEETGNRTPAGAEKVTMVDAALHAVDDILKTYPEALFYGQDVGGELGGVFREAALLAKKYGDARVFNTPIQEAYIIGSTAGMSAVGAKAIVEIQFADYIWPGINQLVEELSKSCYLSMGKFPVQSLIRVPIGAYGGGGPYHSGSIESTLLNIRGIKVVYPSNAADMKGLMKAAFLDPNPVVMLEHKGLYWSKVAGTETAKTIEPDEEYLLPLGKARVILHAEEEQVKSGNSLTVITYGMGVHWALAAAKQFSGRIEIVDLRTLNPLDFDTVLTSVKRHGKALVLTEEPLLNSFAESLAGRISKACFQHLDAPVFTLGAANLPAIPLHTELEKMMLPNPAKVAEALKELLNY from the coding sequence ATGCCAAAAGATACGCTCGAAGACTTTAAAATTGACATAAATACTCTAAAAAAAGCATATAAACTGATGATTACTGCCAAAATGATGGCAGATATGTATGAAGACAATAAAAGTGTTTGCAGCAAATATGTGCACAGTACTTCCCGCGGACACGAGGCCATTCAACTCGCTGCTGCTTTCCAACTTAAACCGTACGATTACGCCTCCCTTTACTACCGCGACGATTCCATGCTGCTGGGAATAGGGCTTACGCCTTACGAACTGATGCTGCAACTGATGGCCAAAGCAGATGATCCTTTTTCAGGAGGCCGCACCTACTATGGGCACCCTTCTCTAAAGCGCGAAGGATTTCCTACCATCCCTCACCAAAGCTCCGCCACAGGCATGCAGGCCATTCCTGCTACCGGTATGGCACATGCGATAGCTTACCTGGAAGGGCAGGGGCTGTTGCAGGGCGAAGAAAAGCCTGTGGTGCTTTGCTCGCTGGGCGATGGCTCTGTTACCGAAGGTGAAGTTGCCGAAGCTTTTCAGATGGCGGTTCTAAAAGGCTTACCTATTGTATACCTGGTACAGGATAACGATTGGGGCATTTCAGCTACCGGCAAGGAAATGCGTGCTATGGATGCCTACGAATATGCCGCTGGTTTTAAAGGAATGGAGCGTTTAAGAGTGGACGGCTCTGACTTCATAGAATCGCACGAAGGGATGCGAGTTGCCTTTGAGTATGCACGCCAGCTCCGCAAGCCTATACTGGTGCACGCTAAATGCCCGTTGCTGGGCCACCATACCTCCGGGGTTCGCAGAGAGTGGTACAGAGGAGATAACCTGAAACTGCAAAGTGCCGATGATCCTATTCCAAAACTCAGGAAGGCACTGCTGGAGATGGAAGTGGGCGAAGATGAAATCATACTGCTGGAAAGAGAGGCTCAGAAACTGGTGGAAGCACATTACCAGCAAGCGCTGGATGCTCCGGTGCCGGAACCAGACTCTTTCGACCTGCATGAGTTCGCGCCCACAACAATAACGGAGGAAACAGGAAACCGTACGCCCGCTGGTGCCGAGAAAGTGACCATGGTAGATGCCGCCTTACATGCTGTAGATGATATTTTAAAAACCTACCCGGAAGCTCTTTTCTACGGCCAGGATGTGGGCGGTGAACTTGGCGGTGTTTTCAGGGAGGCCGCTTTGCTGGCAAAAAAGTACGGAGATGCACGGGTATTTAACACGCCTATCCAAGAGGCATATATTATCGGCTCTACAGCCGGCATGTCGGCTGTAGGAGCTAAAGCTATTGTAGAGATCCAGTTTGCTGACTACATCTGGCCAGGTATAAACCAGCTGGTGGAGGAGCTCTCCAAAAGCTGCTACTTATCGATGGGCAAATTCCCGGTGCAATCGCTGATCAGGGTTCCGATAGGTGCTTACGGTGGGGGAGGGCCTTACCACTCCGGCAGCATAGAATCTACGCTGCTGAACATTCGCGGCATTAAAGTAGTGTATCCTTCCAATGCAGCAGATATGAAAGGATTAATGAAAGCGGCCTTTCTGGACCCAAACCCTGTGGTTATGCTGGAGCATAAAGGGCTGTATTGGTCTAAAGTTGCGGGCACAGAAACGGCTAAAACAATAGAACCTGATGAAGAATATTTACTTCCTCTCGGAAAAGCGCGTGTCATTCTGCATGCTGAGGAAGAACAGGTTAAATCAGGAAATTCCCTAACGGTTATAACATATGGCATGGGCGTTCACTGGGCATTGGCAGCGGCAAAACAATTTTCCGGACGTATAGAAATAGTGGATTTACGCACCCTGAATCCCCTCGATTTTGACACGGTACTTACTTCTGTTAAACGCCACGGCAAGGCGCTGGTGCTAACAGAGGAGCCACTGCTGAATTCGTTTGCAGAATCGTTGGCAGGCAGAATATCCAAAGCTTGTTTCCAGCACTTAGATGCACCTGTATTTACATTAGGCGCTGCTAATTTACCTGCTATACCTTTACATACCGAGCTGGAAAAAATGATGCTGCCTAATCCGGCTAAAGTAGCAGAGGCATTAAAAGAACTACTGAATTATTGA
- the hemF gene encoding oxygen-dependent coproporphyrinogen oxidase: MFREEVEAFMRQFQQYLVQALETCDGGAAFKADEWQHAEGGGGVSRIIENGAVLEKGGVNFSAVHGQLSPSFLKMLEMPDPQFFATGVSVVMHPHSPMVPITHMNVRYFEAGNGTAWFGGGIDLTPIYVDLNQARAFHEAMQEVCAKHHPSYYPEFKKWADDYFYNQHRAETRGVGGIFFDRLMATEEFSLEQRFAFVRDVAYAFAPAYTAIINQNRNLAFGEQEKQWQLIRRGRYVEFNLVYDRGTKFGLATGGRIESILMSLPQYASWVYNHQPAPGSAEEKTLHYLKKDIDWLSVEV; this comes from the coding sequence ATGTTTAGAGAAGAAGTTGAAGCCTTTATGCGACAGTTCCAGCAATACCTGGTGCAGGCATTGGAAACATGCGATGGTGGTGCTGCATTCAAAGCGGATGAGTGGCAGCATGCTGAAGGCGGTGGAGGTGTTTCACGTATCATCGAAAATGGCGCAGTACTTGAAAAAGGCGGTGTTAACTTTTCTGCGGTTCATGGTCAGCTGTCTCCTTCTTTCTTAAAAATGCTGGAGATGCCTGATCCGCAATTTTTCGCAACAGGAGTTTCAGTTGTGATGCACCCGCATAGTCCGATGGTGCCCATCACACACATGAATGTGCGTTATTTTGAGGCTGGTAACGGAACTGCCTGGTTTGGTGGCGGTATAGACCTTACGCCAATTTATGTGGATTTAAACCAGGCACGGGCATTTCATGAGGCAATGCAGGAGGTGTGCGCAAAACATCATCCCTCTTATTATCCGGAGTTTAAAAAATGGGCTGATGATTATTTTTACAATCAGCATCGTGCTGAAACGCGTGGTGTAGGCGGTATTTTCTTCGACAGACTGATGGCAACAGAAGAATTCTCACTGGAACAGCGTTTTGCTTTTGTGCGGGATGTGGCTTATGCCTTTGCCCCAGCCTATACCGCCATTATCAATCAGAACAGGAACCTTGCTTTTGGAGAGCAGGAAAAACAATGGCAGCTGATCCGTAGAGGACGCTACGTGGAATTTAACCTGGTGTATGACCGTGGTACCAAGTTTGGGCTGGCAACCGGCGGGCGCATAGAATCAATTCTGATGAGCCTCCCGCAGTATGCTTCGTGGGTATATAATCACCAGCCTGCGCCGGGCAGTGCTGAGGAGAAAACATTGCACTATCTGAAAAAAGACATTGACTGGCTTTCTGTTGAAGTATAG
- a CDS encoding phosphatase PAP2 family protein — protein METLEKMDQELFLYLNDQHNPFWDAVMSFVSNKYVWIPFYLLLIAYLVYRYRRQSMAMLGLAIAAVGLADFIASGIFKPYFARLRPCHDPDLSVTVNFIQGCGGQFGFMSSHASTAFALAVFFNLILSDRYTIFKIVLVVWAVVVSYSRIYLGVHYPGDTMAGALLGSFLAYVCALGYWILVKKYPQMVRQKP, from the coding sequence ATGGAAACGCTGGAGAAAATGGATCAGGAGCTTTTCCTGTACCTCAACGATCAGCATAATCCTTTCTGGGATGCTGTAATGAGTTTTGTATCCAATAAGTACGTTTGGATACCTTTTTACCTGTTGCTGATTGCTTACCTGGTTTACCGCTACCGGAGACAAAGTATGGCTATGCTGGGCCTGGCTATTGCAGCAGTTGGCTTAGCAGACTTTATAGCTTCTGGAATTTTTAAGCCTTACTTCGCCCGGCTCCGCCCCTGCCACGACCCAGACCTATCCGTGACTGTTAATTTTATACAGGGCTGCGGAGGGCAGTTTGGCTTTATGTCGTCGCATGCCTCCACAGCTTTTGCACTGGCCGTTTTCTTTAACCTGATCCTTTCCGACCGTTATACAATTTTTAAGATCGTGCTGGTAGTATGGGCAGTAGTGGTTTCGTATAGCAGGATCTACCTTGGCGTACATTACCCGGGAGATACTATGGCAGGGGCTTTGCTGGGCAGCTTTCTGGCATATGTATGTGCTTTAGGGTATTGGATTTTAGTAAAGAAGTACCCACAGATGGTCAGGCAAAAGCCATAG
- a CDS encoding riboflavin synthase has translation MFTGIIEAIGKVEDIRSEESNKHFTVSSPFTNELKIDQSVAHNGVCLTVVGIDADRYTVTAIDETLQKTNLNALQVGDTINLERCMQSNGRFDGHVVQGHVDQVGVCESVEDHNGSWIFTFSYDASSGNVTVEKGSICVNGISLTVVNSQEDRFSVAIIPYTYEHTNLQHVKPGKTVNLEFDIIGKYVARLLKK, from the coding sequence ATGTTTACAGGAATCATAGAAGCAATCGGCAAAGTAGAAGATATAAGATCAGAAGAAAGCAATAAGCACTTTACAGTATCATCTCCTTTTACAAATGAGCTTAAAATAGATCAAAGTGTAGCGCATAATGGCGTTTGTTTGACAGTGGTGGGTATTGACGCTGACAGGTATACCGTTACAGCCATAGATGAAACCCTGCAAAAAACTAATCTGAATGCGCTTCAGGTAGGAGATACTATAAATCTGGAGCGTTGCATGCAGTCAAACGGACGTTTCGATGGGCATGTGGTGCAAGGGCATGTAGACCAGGTTGGCGTTTGCGAGTCGGTAGAGGACCATAATGGCAGCTGGATTTTTACTTTCAGCTATGACGCCAGCTCCGGCAATGTAACTGTAGAAAAAGGCTCCATCTGTGTAAACGGTATCAGTTTAACTGTAGTAAACTCGCAGGAGGACCGTTTTTCTGTAGCCATTATACCTTATACTTACGAGCATACCAACCTGCAGCACGTAAAGCCAGGGAAGACCGTGAATCTGGAGTTCGATATTATTGGCAAGTATGTGGCGCGGTTGTTAAAAAAATGA
- a CDS encoding protein-L-isoaspartate(D-aspartate) O-methyltransferase: MQTDLYKHKGMRRALVKLLRDKGIFDERVLAAIETVPRHFFFEKAFVEQAYQDKAFPIGEGQTISQPYTVAFQTELLKLKSTDKVLEIGTGSGYQCCVLLQITPSVYTIEYNRPLYEKAIRFFKTYGLKPHTFHGDGSEGLPSHAPYDKIIVTAGAPTVPKSLMKQLNIGGILVIPVGDEKTQRMLRITRVQENEFTKEEFTNFKFVPLLGREGWSSDKG; the protein is encoded by the coding sequence ATGCAGACTGATTTGTATAAGCATAAAGGAATGCGCCGCGCATTGGTTAAACTTTTGAGAGATAAAGGCATATTTGATGAGCGCGTTTTGGCTGCTATAGAAACTGTACCACGTCATTTCTTTTTCGAAAAAGCCTTTGTAGAACAGGCTTACCAGGATAAAGCATTTCCGATTGGCGAAGGACAAACTATTTCCCAACCTTACACGGTGGCTTTTCAAACAGAGCTTCTCAAGTTAAAATCTACGGATAAAGTGCTGGAAATTGGTACTGGCTCAGGTTACCAGTGCTGTGTACTGCTCCAGATTACCCCTAGCGTCTATACAATAGAATATAACCGGCCACTCTACGAAAAAGCCATCAGGTTCTTTAAAACTTACGGACTCAAACCTCATACGTTCCATGGTGACGGTTCTGAGGGCTTACCCTCGCATGCGCCTTATGATAAAATTATTGTAACTGCCGGTGCTCCCACTGTTCCGAAAAGCCTGATGAAGCAGCTGAATATCGGTGGTATACTGGTTATACCTGTTGGCGACGAGAAAACGCAGCGTATGCTTCGGATTACCCGCGTACAAGAAAACGAGTTTACCAAAGAAGAATTTACCAATTTTAAGTTTGTGCCGCTGCTCGGCAGAGAAGGCTGGAGCAGCGACAAGGGCTAA
- a CDS encoding acyl-CoA thioesterase, with protein sequence MRKQKKVQESYVIMTELVLPNDTNTLNNLMGGKMMHWMDIVSAISAQKHSNRIVVTASVDNVSFSESIKLGNVVTLEAKVTRAFSSSMEVHIVVFAEDIPSGRRVKSNEAFFTFVAVDQSGRAIDVPEAIPETDEELRLYEGALRRRQLRLVLAGRMKPSEANELRSIFDLKEE encoded by the coding sequence ATGCGCAAACAAAAAAAAGTACAGGAGTCCTACGTTATTATGACGGAACTGGTACTACCAAACGATACCAATACGCTTAATAATTTAATGGGAGGAAAAATGATGCACTGGATGGACATTGTTTCTGCCATCTCTGCTCAAAAACACTCTAACAGAATTGTAGTTACAGCTTCTGTAGATAATGTTTCTTTCTCAGAAAGTATTAAATTAGGAAATGTGGTAACACTGGAGGCAAAGGTAACGCGTGCGTTCAGTTCATCCATGGAAGTGCACATTGTAGTGTTTGCAGAAGATATTCCGAGTGGCCGAAGAGTAAAATCCAATGAGGCCTTCTTTACTTTTGTAGCCGTAGATCAGTCTGGTCGCGCTATAGATGTACCGGAAGCTATACCGGAAACAGATGAAGAATTAAGATTATATGAGGGAGCTTTGCGCCGCCGACAGTTGCGATTGGTCTTAGCGGGAAGAATGAAACCGAGCGAAGCAAATGAACTCCGCTCTATTTTTGATCTGAAAGAAGAATAA
- a CDS encoding TlpA disulfide reductase family protein codes for MMYNKFIAFASAAILLVSCQGNKQAANGSGNYAIKGKLNNASEGRVLLFELGETQLVARDTAAIASDGTFNFEGKVAEPTLYRLALENQQQNGLMLVLENAKINFEADATDINGTAKVEGSEETKIFRELENLVNSVQKERQQLEADYAAAMQEGKEEEAEAIKEKYLSSGKAIKEFLRKHPNSIVAAFGTASLVDPVQDFAFADSMYNVFAENIPNSKYTTLLNERLKSHRSTAIGALAPDFSLPTPDGGSIALSSLRGKYVLIDFWASWCGPCRQENPKVVRMYNEYKDKGFEIFGVSLDQSKDKWLKAIADDKLTWPHVSDLKGWQSAAAELYGVNSIPQTILVDKEGKIIAKGLRGADLEQKIATLLN; via the coding sequence ATGATGTATAATAAATTTATTGCTTTTGCATCTGCAGCCATTTTACTGGTGAGCTGCCAGGGTAACAAGCAGGCTGCTAACGGTAGCGGAAACTACGCCATTAAAGGAAAACTTAACAATGCTTCCGAAGGCAGGGTTTTGTTATTTGAACTAGGCGAAACGCAGTTAGTAGCCAGAGACACCGCTGCTATTGCTTCAGATGGCACCTTTAATTTTGAAGGCAAAGTAGCTGAACCAACACTTTATCGCCTGGCGCTGGAGAACCAGCAGCAGAATGGGTTAATGCTGGTGTTAGAGAATGCCAAGATCAATTTCGAGGCAGATGCAACAGACATAAATGGCACAGCCAAAGTAGAAGGCTCTGAAGAAACCAAAATTTTCCGCGAACTGGAAAACCTGGTAAACAGCGTACAAAAAGAGCGTCAGCAGTTAGAAGCTGATTATGCTGCAGCGATGCAGGAAGGAAAAGAAGAGGAAGCTGAAGCTATCAAAGAAAAGTACTTGAGTTCCGGCAAAGCTATTAAAGAATTCTTGCGCAAGCACCCGAATTCTATAGTTGCCGCCTTTGGTACGGCCAGCTTAGTAGATCCCGTACAGGATTTTGCTTTTGCAGACAGCATGTACAATGTATTTGCGGAAAATATACCGAACTCAAAGTATACCACCTTACTGAATGAGCGACTAAAAAGCCACCGCAGTACTGCCATTGGTGCTCTTGCTCCCGATTTTTCTTTACCAACGCCAGATGGAGGCAGTATAGCGCTTTCTTCTTTGAGAGGCAAATACGTGTTAATTGACTTCTGGGCAAGCTGGTGCGGTCCGTGCCGCCAGGAGAACCCGAAGGTAGTGCGTATGTACAACGAGTATAAAGACAAAGGTTTTGAAATTTTTGGTGTGTCGCTGGATCAATCGAAAGATAAATGGTTAAAAGCCATTGCTGATGATAAACTAACGTGGCCTCATGTTTCTGACTTGAAAGGCTGGCAAAGTGCAGCTGCTGAACTGTACGGCGTTAATTCCATTCCTCAAACTATCCTGGTAGATAAAGAAGGAAAGATTATAGCCAAAGGTCTTCGAGGAGCAGATTTAGAGCAAAAAATTGCCACCTTGTTGAATTAA
- the gatB gene encoding Asp-tRNA(Asn)/Glu-tRNA(Gln) amidotransferase subunit GatB, translating into MDKEIRDKYQPVIGLEVHAQLLTQSKAYSSDSTEYGMLPNTNLSAITLAHPGTLPRINKKVVEMAVKMGLATHCEITRHNVYARKNYFYPDLPKGYQLTQDKTPVCTGGHLVVKNEAGTDSHIGITRIHMEEDAGKSMHLPGEIETLVDFNRAGVPLIEIVSEPDLRDSTEAYNYMVEIRRLVRYLDICDGNMEEGSLRCDANVSVMLKGAKQYGTKVEVKNMNSFRNVQRAIEHEIERQIMILENGGVVEGETRGFDANTGTTSSQRSKETMNDYRYFPEPDLPPLVIEQEWLHTIKESMPALPQELYKRFTEELGLPEYDAAVLTDSKEIALYFNELTQHTSNYKAASNWVMGPVKSYLNELTLHISDFPLQPQQIAEIIALVDENKVSHSIAAKQIYPFLLENPSKTALQVAEEQSLLQQSDSDSLQLIISEVVAGNPAKVAEYKAGKQALIGMFMGEIMKKTQGKADPKIANKLLRETLNA; encoded by the coding sequence ATGGATAAAGAGATAAGAGATAAATATCAGCCAGTTATTGGTTTAGAAGTTCACGCACAGCTGCTGACTCAAAGTAAAGCTTACTCATCGGACTCTACCGAGTACGGCATGCTTCCGAATACCAACCTGAGTGCCATTACCCTGGCACATCCGGGCACATTGCCGCGCATCAACAAAAAAGTAGTAGAAATGGCCGTGAAAATGGGCCTTGCCACACATTGCGAAATTACCCGCCATAATGTGTATGCCCGTAAAAACTACTTTTACCCGGACCTTCCGAAAGGCTACCAGCTTACGCAGGACAAAACCCCTGTTTGCACAGGCGGACACTTAGTGGTAAAAAACGAAGCAGGAACAGATAGCCACATCGGCATCACCCGTATTCACATGGAAGAGGATGCCGGAAAGTCGATGCACTTGCCCGGTGAAATTGAAACACTGGTTGACTTCAACCGTGCTGGTGTGCCTCTTATTGAAATTGTATCGGAGCCTGATCTGCGAGATTCTACAGAGGCCTACAACTATATGGTTGAAATCCGCCGCTTGGTGCGCTACCTCGATATCTGTGACGGTAACATGGAAGAGGGTTCGCTGCGTTGCGATGCCAACGTATCGGTGATGCTGAAAGGAGCGAAGCAATACGGCACCAAAGTAGAGGTGAAGAACATGAACTCTTTCCGGAACGTGCAGCGTGCGATTGAACACGAAATAGAGCGCCAGATCATGATCCTGGAAAATGGAGGCGTGGTAGAGGGCGAAACACGCGGTTTTGATGCGAACACGGGCACTACTTCCAGTCAGCGTTCCAAAGAAACCATGAATGATTACCGTTACTTCCCGGAGCCAGACCTTCCGCCGTTGGTGATCGAACAGGAATGGCTGCATACGATTAAAGAGAGTATGCCTGCCTTGCCTCAGGAGCTGTACAAGCGATTTACAGAAGAACTGGGCCTACCTGAATATGATGCTGCCGTACTTACCGATTCTAAAGAGATTGCCTTGTATTTTAATGAGTTAACACAGCACACTTCCAATTATAAAGCAGCCTCTAACTGGGTAATGGGTCCTGTAAAGTCGTACCTGAACGAACTGACCTTACACATTTCCGACTTCCCGCTGCAGCCACAGCAGATTGCTGAAATTATTGCCCTGGTAGACGAAAACAAAGTAAGCCATTCTATTGCTGCCAAACAGATTTACCCTTTCCTGCTGGAGAACCCAAGTAAAACGGCTTTGCAGGTAGCTGAAGAACAGAGCTTGCTGCAGCAGTCCGACTCCGATTCGCTGCAGCTGATTATTTCAGAAGTTGTAGCTGGTAATCCTGCTAAAGTTGCGGAATATAAAGCTGGCAAGCAGGCTTTAATTGGTATGTTTATGGGAGAGATCATGAAGAAGACACAAGGAAAAGCTGATCCGAAGATTGCCAATAAACTGCTTCGGGAAACTCTGAACGCTTAA
- the alaS gene encoding alanine--tRNA ligase, producing the protein MNSAEIRQKFLDFFASKQHQVVPSAPLVVKDDPTLMFINSGMAPFKDYFLGNKPAPYKRVADTQKCLRVSGKHNDLEEVGYDTYHHTMFEMLGNWSFGDYFKKEALAWSWELLTEVYKLPKDRLYVSVFQGDASENLPVDQEAFDIWKGMIAEDRILLGSKKDNFWEMGDTGPCGPCSEIHVDLRSDEERAQVDGKELVNNDHPQVVEIWNNVFMEFNRLADGTLVKLPAQHVDTGMGFERLCMAIQGKRSNYDTDVFQPLIQFIAKEAGVTYGEDEKTDIAIRVMSDHIRAIAFAISDGQLPSNNKAGYVIRRILRRAVRYAFTFLNFKKPFLYRLAEVLADQTAHVFPELKAQLSFVQRVIEEEENAFLRTLENGLKRIEAQEDKFRENNNTIDGKTAFELYDTFGFPLDLTALIAREKSFTIDEAGFGVEMEQQKNRSRNAAVSEQGDWTVLLPEAETEFVGYDVDTTEARIVKYRQVKTKNKTEFHIVLDRTPFYAESGGQVGDTGNLIAGDERVEVLDTKKENDLIVHIVSKLPQDAEAVFKAGIDATRRNTIRKNHSATHLLQSALRRVLGDHVQQKGSLVNEKLLRFDFSHFSKITDEQLREVEILVNERVRQAIPLGESRNVPIEEAKAMGATALFGEKYGDFVRVITFDNTYSVELCGGTHVFNTGQIGYFKIISESSVAAGVRRIEALTGGAADEYMQQQLNELNAVREVLGSQNNVSKAVEKLQEENKSLQKQLEAFELQQLNSLKDSLAQKAETLAGVNFIAEQVQVSNSDYLKKLAFDMRQVVDNLVLVLAAEIEGKPQIAVMLADNIVSEKNLNASQLIRELAKEIKGGGGGQTFYATAGGKDSAGLQAVPAKARELVRNALNG; encoded by the coding sequence ATGAACTCAGCTGAGATAAGACAAAAGTTCCTGGACTTCTTTGCTTCCAAACAACACCAGGTAGTGCCATCGGCACCGCTTGTGGTGAAAGACGACCCCACCCTGATGTTTATTAACTCGGGTATGGCTCCTTTTAAAGACTACTTTCTGGGCAATAAACCTGCCCCTTACAAAAGAGTAGCCGATACACAGAAATGCCTTCGCGTAAGCGGTAAGCACAACGACCTGGAAGAAGTAGGCTACGATACCTACCACCATACCATGTTCGAGATGCTGGGCAACTGGTCGTTCGGCGACTACTTTAAAAAGGAAGCTTTGGCCTGGTCGTGGGAACTGCTAACGGAGGTCTATAAGCTGCCAAAAGACAGGCTGTATGTTTCTGTCTTTCAGGGCGACGCTTCAGAAAACCTGCCGGTGGACCAGGAAGCTTTTGATATCTGGAAAGGTATGATTGCAGAAGACCGCATCCTACTGGGTTCCAAAAAAGACAACTTCTGGGAAATGGGCGATACAGGCCCGTGCGGACCCTGCTCCGAAATTCATGTTGACTTACGCTCAGACGAAGAACGTGCGCAGGTAGACGGTAAAGAACTGGTGAACAACGACCACCCGCAGGTTGTGGAGATCTGGAACAACGTATTTATGGAGTTTAACCGTCTAGCGGATGGCACCCTTGTTAAACTTCCTGCACAGCACGTAGATACAGGTATGGGCTTCGAGCGTTTGTGTATGGCTATTCAAGGCAAGCGATCTAATTATGATACGGATGTTTTCCAACCGCTGATCCAATTTATTGCCAAAGAAGCTGGTGTTACCTATGGCGAAGATGAGAAAACCGATATCGCCATACGGGTAATGTCGGATCACATTCGCGCTATCGCCTTTGCCATTTCAGACGGACAGCTGCCATCGAACAACAAGGCCGGTTATGTTATCCGACGTATTCTGCGCCGTGCTGTTCGCTATGCATTCACATTCCTGAACTTTAAGAAGCCATTCCTTTACAGGTTAGCCGAAGTGCTGGCCGACCAGACAGCTCATGTTTTCCCTGAGCTGAAGGCCCAGCTAAGCTTTGTGCAGCGTGTGATTGAGGAAGAAGAGAATGCTTTCCTGCGCACGCTGGAGAACGGCCTAAAGCGCATTGAAGCGCAGGAAGACAAATTCCGTGAAAATAACAACACCATTGACGGAAAAACGGCTTTCGAGCTTTACGATACCTTTGGCTTCCCGCTGGATCTGACAGCACTCATTGCCCGTGAGAAAAGCTTTACCATAGATGAGGCTGGCTTCGGCGTGGAGATGGAGCAGCAAAAGAATCGTTCGCGCAATGCTGCTGTAAGTGAGCAGGGTGACTGGACTGTACTGCTGCCAGAGGCTGAAACAGAGTTTGTGGGCTATGATGTAGACACCACAGAAGCCCGCATTGTAAAATATCGCCAGGTTAAAACAAAAAATAAAACAGAATTTCATATTGTATTAGACCGCACGCCGTTCTATGCAGAGAGCGGAGGCCAAGTAGGCGATACAGGGAACCTGATTGCTGGTGACGAAAGAGTAGAAGTACTCGATACCAAAAAAGAAAACGATCTGATTGTTCATATTGTTAGCAAACTGCCTCAGGATGCAGAGGCAGTGTTTAAAGCTGGGATTGATGCTACGCGTCGGAATACCATTCGTAAGAATCACTCTGCTACACACTTATTGCAGTCTGCTTTAAGAAGAGTTTTAGGTGACCACGTGCAGCAGAAAGGGTCGTTGGTAAACGAAAAGCTATTGCGCTTCGACTTCTCCCACTTCTCTAAAATTACAGATGAGCAGTTGCGGGAGGTCGAAATATTGGTGAATGAGCGTGTACGCCAGGCAATTCCGCTAGGCGAAAGCCGCAATGTACCAATTGAGGAGGCTAAGGCTATGGGAGCAACCGCTCTGTTTGGTGAAAAATACGGTGACTTTGTACGCGTTATTACTTTTGACAATACCTATTCCGTAGAGCTCTGCGGCGGCACACACGTGTTTAACACAGGCCAGATCGGGTATTTTAAAATTATTTCTGAAAGTTCCGTAGCAGCTGGGGTGCGCAGAATCGAAGCCCTGACAGGTGGAGCAGCCGACGAATACATGCAACAGCAACTGAACGAACTGAATGCGGTGCGGGAAGTGTTAGGTTCACAGAACAATGTATCCAAAGCAGTTGAGAAGCTACAGGAAGAAAACAAAAGCCTGCAGAAGCAGTTAGAAGCGTTTGAGCTGCAGCAACTGAACAGCCTGAAGGACTCTCTGGCTCAAAAAGCAGAAACTTTAGCTGGCGTGAACTTTATTGCAGAGCAGGTACAGGTAAGCAACTCAGATTATCTGAAGAAGCTGGCCTTCGACATGCGACAGGTAGTAGATAACCTGGTGCTGGTATTGGCGGCTGAAATAGAGGGCAAGCCACAAATAGCAGTTATGCTGGCAGACAACATTGTCTCAGAAAAAAACCTGAATGCCAGCCAGTTGATTAGAGAGCTTGCCAAAGAAATTAAAGGCGGTGGCGGTGGCCAGACATTCTATGCAACTGCCGGCGGTAAAGACAGTGCTGGTTTACAGGCTGTGCCTGCCAAAGCACGCGAATTAGTTAGAAACGCATTAAACGGATAA